From Hymenobacter sedentarius, a single genomic window includes:
- a CDS encoding NAD(P)/FAD-dependent oxidoreductase, with product MLKQELEVLLAPEVAFDELARYEAILQQAGLQPGEADFVHLKRRSIDARGRQAMVRLRADVYQSAPPADLFGPWFVYPNVKTATRSTIIVGAGPAGLFAALRCIELGIKPIVLERGLDVRARRRDLAAINKDQVVNPDSNYCFGEGGAGTYSDGKLYTRATKRGDVGRVLRRLVQHGATPDILVDAHPHIGTNKLPAVVQDLRDAIIAAGGEVRFDTRVTDLILEKDRLRGVVTATGEALEADATILATGHSARDIYDLLHRRGVLIEAKPFALGVRVEHPQALIDQAQYRRAERGLLPAASYSLVHQTEVRGEQRGVFSFCMCPGGFIVPAATAPGEVVVNGMSPSRRDSRFANSGIVAAVELSDLDVKQYGPMAGLHFQQEIEQRACHIAGGTQHAPAQLLGDFLKDKQSNTLLETSYQPGLVSVRMDDVLGPVLAERLRQGFRDFGRKIPGYATNAAQIVGVESRTSAPVRIPRDKDTLQHPVVAGLFPCGEGAGYAGGIVSAAMDGERCAEAVAALVGR from the coding sequence ATGTTAAAACAAGAATTAGAAGTCTTACTTGCCCCGGAAGTAGCTTTCGATGAGCTTGCGCGCTATGAAGCCATATTACAGCAAGCCGGGCTCCAACCCGGTGAAGCCGATTTTGTGCATTTAAAGCGGCGCTCTATTGATGCCCGTGGCCGCCAAGCCATGGTGCGGCTACGCGCCGACGTGTACCAATCCGCGCCTCCTGCCGACCTATTTGGGCCCTGGTTTGTTTATCCAAATGTTAAAACAGCTACTCGCTCTACTATCATAGTTGGGGCTGGCCCGGCTGGCCTGTTTGCGGCCTTGCGCTGCATTGAGCTGGGTATAAAACCCATCGTGCTGGAGCGCGGGCTCGACGTCCGGGCGCGGCGCCGCGACCTGGCCGCCATCAACAAGGACCAGGTTGTTAACCCGGATTCTAATTACTGTTTTGGCGAAGGTGGCGCGGGCACCTACTCCGATGGCAAGCTCTACACCCGCGCCACCAAGCGCGGCGATGTGGGCCGGGTGCTGCGCCGCCTGGTGCAGCACGGCGCCACCCCGGATATTCTCGTGGATGCCCACCCCCACATTGGCACCAACAAATTGCCAGCCGTGGTGCAGGACTTGCGCGACGCCATTATTGCAGCCGGCGGCGAAGTTCGTTTCGATACCCGCGTAACCGACCTCATTCTGGAAAAGGACCGCCTGCGCGGCGTGGTCACGGCCACCGGCGAGGCGCTGGAAGCCGATGCCACCATTCTGGCTACCGGCCATTCCGCCCGCGACATCTACGATTTGCTGCACCGCCGGGGAGTGCTCATCGAAGCCAAACCCTTTGCCCTGGGCGTGCGGGTGGAGCATCCGCAGGCGCTCATCGACCAGGCCCAGTATCGCCGGGCCGAGCGGGGCCTGCTGCCTGCAGCTTCCTACTCGCTGGTGCACCAAACCGAAGTGCGCGGCGAGCAGCGGGGCGTGTTTTCGTTTTGCATGTGCCCCGGTGGCTTTATTGTGCCGGCCGCCACGGCCCCGGGCGAAGTGGTGGTAAACGGCATGTCGCCCAGCCGCCGCGACTCCCGCTTTGCCAACTCCGGCATTGTGGCCGCCGTGGAGCTGTCTGATTTGGACGTGAAGCAGTATGGCCCCATGGCCGGCCTGCACTTTCAGCAGGAAATTGAGCAGCGCGCCTGCCACATCGCGGGCGGCACCCAGCACGCGCCGGCCCAGCTCCTTGGCGATTTCCTGAAGGACAAGCAGTCGAATACACTACTGGAAACGTCTTACCAGCCCGGCCTGGTGTCGGTGCGCATGGACGACGTGCTGGGGCCCGTGCTGGCCGAGCGCCTGCGCCAGGGCTTCCGGGACTTCGGTCGCAAAATTCCCGGGTATGCCACCAACGCCGCCCAGATTGTGGGCGTGGAAAGCCGGACCTCGGCGCCGGTGCGCATTCCGCGCGACAAGGACACCCTGCAGCACCCCGTGGTGGCGGGGCTATTTCCGTGCGGCGAGGGCGCGGGCTATGCCGGCGGCATCGTGTCGGCCGCCATGGATGGCGAGCGGTGCGCCGAAGCGGTGGCCGCGCTGGTGGGCCGGTAG
- a CDS encoding MFS transporter: MTASAPATSRPISRLRSIVSGSIGNLVEWYDWYAYSAFALYFAPVFFPKGSPTAQLLNTAAIFAVGFLMRPLGAWLLGAYADRHGRRAALLLSVRLMAGGSLLIAATPGYARIGVAAPALLLLARLVQGISVGGEYGTSATYLSEMAGARHRGFWSSFQYLTLMGGQLLALVVQLGLQRLLTPAELGDWGWRVPFVIGAVAAMGALYLRTHMGETAAFEQHQLGVLSADAEGEGPAPSRGQMHLLRQHPRAVLTVVGLTMGGTLAFYTFTTYAQKFLVNTAGFSKEQATLISFGVMAVALLFQPLMGAISDKVGRRPVLIMFGLGATLGTVPLLRLLAHTHDAWAAAGLLIAALFVVSGYTSISAVVKAELFPTSIRALGVGLPFALTVAIFGGTAEYVALLAKNQGVEEWFYWYVTGCAFLSLLVYWRMGDTRDAGMMDD, translated from the coding sequence ATGACAGCTTCCGCTCCCGCTACTTCCCGCCCCATCTCGCGTCTGCGCTCCATCGTCAGTGGCTCCATTGGCAACTTGGTGGAATGGTATGACTGGTATGCCTACTCAGCCTTTGCGCTGTATTTCGCGCCGGTGTTTTTCCCGAAGGGCAGCCCCACGGCCCAACTGCTCAATACCGCAGCCATTTTTGCGGTGGGCTTTCTGATGCGGCCGCTCGGGGCGTGGCTGCTCGGCGCCTATGCCGACCGGCATGGGCGTAGAGCGGCGCTGCTGTTGTCGGTCCGGCTGATGGCCGGTGGCTCCCTGCTGATTGCGGCCACGCCGGGCTATGCGCGCATTGGGGTGGCGGCTCCGGCGCTGTTGCTGCTGGCCCGGCTGGTACAGGGCATCAGTGTGGGCGGCGAGTACGGCACCTCGGCTACCTATCTCAGCGAGATGGCTGGCGCCAGGCACCGCGGGTTTTGGTCCAGCTTTCAGTACCTGACCCTAATGGGCGGGCAGCTGCTGGCCCTGGTGGTGCAGCTGGGCTTGCAGCGCCTGCTCACGCCCGCCGAGCTCGGCGACTGGGGCTGGCGTGTGCCTTTCGTGATTGGGGCGGTGGCAGCCATGGGCGCGCTGTACCTCCGCACGCACATGGGCGAGACGGCTGCTTTCGAGCAGCACCAGCTGGGCGTGTTGTCTGCCGATGCGGAAGGAGAGGGCCCGGCTCCCTCACGGGGCCAGATGCACTTGCTCCGGCAGCATCCCCGGGCGGTGCTCACGGTGGTGGGCCTCACCATGGGCGGCACGCTGGCCTTTTATACGTTCACCACCTATGCTCAGAAATTCCTGGTGAACACCGCGGGGTTCAGCAAGGAGCAGGCCACCCTCATTTCTTTCGGGGTAATGGCCGTCGCGTTGTTGTTCCAGCCCCTGATGGGCGCCATCTCGGATAAGGTGGGCCGGCGGCCAGTTCTGATAATGTTTGGCCTGGGGGCCACGCTGGGTACGGTGCCGCTGCTACGCCTGCTGGCCCACACCCACGATGCCTGGGCCGCCGCCGGCCTGCTCATTGCGGCGCTTTTTGTGGTGAGCGGCTACACCTCCATCAGCGCCGTGGTGAAGGCAGAGCTGTTTCCGACGTCCATCCGGGCCTTAGGGGTGGGGCTGCCGTTTGCGCTCACGGTCGCCATTTTTGGCGGTACGGCCGAATACGTGGCCCTGCTGGCGAAGAATCAGGGGGTAGAGGAGTGGTTCTACTGGTACGTGACCGGCTGCGCGTTTCTGTCGCTGCTGGTGTACTGGCGCATGGGCGACACGCGGGATGCCGGGATGATGGATGACTAA
- a CDS encoding tryptophan 2,3-dioxygenase family protein: MSPHSTQEEFSPAVLTQLRRLQEKYAPDGQDLAAYLEGLYHAKYINYWDYIELDTLLSLQRPLTNLPDERIFIMYHQISELYFKLCLCEYEQIGDLAEPTLGEVVLRLGRINRYFDNLIDSFDVMVDGMDKQQFLDFRMALMPASGFQSVQYRMIEIASTSLENLTDKAKRQALGEASAHDYDQLLGCIYWKAGATIEASGAKALTLIEFERKYTADLVRHAEAYHDRNVWAVVQRLPEEDRHHPRLLRAMRQLDVSVNVNWPLMHFKSAVRYLQRNPTDVPATGGTNWRSYLPPKFQRRIFYPQLWTEQELADWGKSWVEQVLDEGVRA; this comes from the coding sequence ATGTCCCCTCATTCCACCCAGGAGGAGTTTTCTCCGGCCGTGCTCACCCAATTGCGTCGGCTGCAGGAGAAATACGCCCCCGACGGCCAAGACCTGGCCGCCTACCTCGAAGGCCTGTACCACGCCAAGTATATCAACTATTGGGACTACATCGAGCTCGATACGCTCCTTTCGCTGCAGCGCCCGCTGACAAACCTGCCCGACGAGCGGATTTTTATCATGTACCACCAGATTTCGGAGCTGTACTTTAAGCTCTGCCTCTGCGAATACGAGCAAATCGGCGACCTCGCCGAGCCCACCCTGGGCGAGGTAGTCTTGCGCCTCGGGCGCATCAACCGCTACTTCGACAACCTCATCGACTCGTTTGATGTGATGGTGGACGGCATGGACAAGCAGCAGTTTCTCGATTTCCGCATGGCCCTGATGCCCGCGTCCGGGTTTCAGTCGGTGCAGTACCGGATGATAGAAATTGCCAGCACCAGCCTCGAAAACCTCACCGACAAGGCCAAGCGCCAGGCCCTGGGCGAGGCCTCAGCCCACGACTACGACCAGCTGCTAGGCTGCATTTACTGGAAAGCCGGCGCCACCATCGAAGCCAGCGGCGCCAAAGCCCTTACCCTAATCGAGTTCGAGCGCAAGTACACGGCCGACCTCGTGCGCCACGCCGAAGCCTACCACGACCGCAACGTGTGGGCCGTGGTGCAGCGCCTGCCTGAAGAAGACCGCCACCACCCCCGCCTGCTGCGCGCCATGCGCCAGCTCGACGTGAGCGTGAACGTGAACTGGCCGCTGATGCACTTCAAATCGGCGGTGCGCTACCTGCAGCGCAACCCCACCGACGTGCCCGCCACCGGCGGCACCAACTGGCGCAGCTACCTGCCGCCCAAGTTTCAGCGCCGCATTTTCTACCCCCAGCTCTGGACCGAGCAGGAACTCGCTGACTGGGGCAAAAGCTGGGTGGAGCAGGTATTGGACGAAGGCGTCCGGGCTTAG
- the sdaAB gene encoding L-serine ammonia-lyase, iron-sulfur-dependent subunit beta, giving the protein MAEKSSIFDMIGPVMIGPSSSHTAGVVRIARAAIRILGAVPTEAVITFYNSFARTYEGHGSDRAIVAGLLGYAPDDIRIRTAFDHAEEAGLHYTFQSVGNASTMHPNTIKLNLLDGRTGHRVEVVGQSRGGGVIRIVEVDGFPSDFSGALHTLIIDANDVPGSIAFIASVIAHDECNIATMFVSRKGRNDAARQFIEMDSPIKEITLAYLRQLSWVQRITYIPTLD; this is encoded by the coding sequence ATGGCTGAAAAATCCAGTATTTTTGATATGATTGGGCCCGTGATGATTGGGCCCAGCTCGTCGCACACGGCCGGGGTCGTGCGCATCGCGCGCGCCGCTATCCGCATTCTGGGCGCCGTGCCCACCGAGGCCGTCATCACGTTCTACAACTCGTTTGCGCGCACCTACGAGGGCCACGGCTCGGACCGGGCCATCGTGGCCGGGCTGCTGGGCTACGCGCCCGATGACATTCGCATTCGCACGGCGTTCGACCACGCCGAGGAGGCCGGCCTGCACTACACGTTTCAGAGCGTGGGCAACGCCTCCACCATGCACCCCAACACCATCAAGTTAAACCTGCTCGATGGGCGCACCGGCCACCGCGTGGAAGTGGTGGGCCAAAGTCGGGGCGGCGGCGTCATCCGCATCGTAGAAGTCGATGGGTTTCCTTCGGATTTTTCGGGCGCGCTGCACACGCTCATCATCGATGCCAACGACGTGCCCGGCTCCATTGCTTTCATTGCATCGGTCATTGCTCACGACGAGTGCAACATCGCCACCATGTTTGTCAGCCGCAAGGGCCGCAACGACGCCGCGCGGCAGTTTATCGAGATGGACAGCCCCATCAAGGAAATAACGCTGGCCTACCTGCGGCAGCTCAGCTGGGTGCAGCGCATCACCTACATTCCCACTTTGGATTAG
- a CDS encoding TolC family protein, with translation MNTTGFPFAASFVLGCLLAAPGRAQTPALPPASALAGQPTPAGPWTLQATVDYALAHNLSVRQSELTAQQQQATQRLQRAALLPTAGLNGNQTFSFGTNKDPFTNQFQAVNVRGNNFTASAQVTLFSGFQLRNTVKQGVLDAEAARVDIVKARNDLSLNVASSFLQLLLAQELIRASEARLSTVREQVSRSEKLLRAGAVAEGNVLDSRAQLAGEERTLVTAQNQRDLALLALVQQLNLDPAGAARFQVLAPVLPDPTAFAAATGQDLDPNATFELARQNLPEIKAAELRVQSARRGIDIARGAFYPRLTMAGGVQTGYSSVRTQQLRVTGEPIAVPVLQVNPAAPGGYSPSPYVLLTPQTTFQQLPYNFFDQLADNRGEFLQFSLGIPIINGLQNRVGVQRAQVNVQQVELRAEQTRLQLRQSIQQAYADALAAQRRFAASSRQVEALTLAFRNAEIRFNNGLLNGTDFNIARNNLTAAESDMIQAKYEFFFRRKVLDFYQGKPLSL, from the coding sequence ATGAATACAACCGGGTTTCCTTTCGCGGCCTCTTTCGTGCTGGGCTGCCTGTTGGCAGCGCCGGGCCGGGCCCAAACCCCGGCTTTGCCGCCCGCTTCGGCGCTGGCGGGCCAGCCCACGCCCGCCGGCCCCTGGACCCTGCAAGCAACCGTAGACTACGCCCTGGCCCACAACCTAAGCGTGCGGCAAAGCGAGCTCACGGCCCAGCAGCAGCAGGCCACCCAGCGCCTGCAACGCGCTGCGCTGCTGCCCACGGCCGGCCTCAATGGCAACCAGACCTTTAGCTTCGGCACCAACAAAGACCCGTTCACCAACCAGTTTCAGGCCGTGAACGTCCGCGGCAACAACTTCACGGCCAGCGCGCAGGTGACCCTGTTTTCGGGCTTTCAGCTGCGAAACACGGTGAAGCAGGGCGTGCTCGACGCCGAAGCGGCGCGGGTAGACATCGTGAAGGCGCGAAACGATTTGTCGCTGAACGTGGCTTCGTCGTTTTTGCAGCTGCTGCTGGCGCAGGAATTGATTCGGGCCTCCGAAGCGCGCCTGAGCACGGTGCGCGAGCAGGTGTCGCGCAGCGAGAAGCTGCTGCGGGCTGGCGCCGTCGCCGAGGGCAATGTGCTCGATAGCCGCGCCCAGCTTGCCGGAGAGGAGCGCACCCTCGTCACGGCCCAAAATCAGCGCGACCTAGCCCTGCTGGCCCTGGTGCAGCAGCTCAACCTGGACCCCGCCGGCGCCGCCCGCTTTCAGGTGCTGGCGCCCGTGCTGCCCGACCCCACGGCCTTTGCGGCCGCCACGGGCCAGGACCTGGACCCCAACGCCACCTTTGAGCTGGCCCGCCAGAACCTGCCCGAAATCAAGGCCGCCGAGCTGCGCGTGCAAAGCGCCCGGCGCGGCATCGACATTGCCCGCGGGGCTTTCTATCCCCGCCTGACTATGGCGGGTGGCGTGCAAACCGGTTATTCGTCGGTGCGTACCCAGCAGCTGCGCGTTACCGGCGAACCCATTGCCGTGCCGGTGCTGCAGGTGAACCCCGCCGCGCCGGGCGGCTATTCGCCCTCGCCGTACGTGCTGCTCACGCCGCAAACAACCTTTCAGCAGCTGCCCTACAACTTCTTCGACCAGCTGGCCGATAACCGGGGCGAGTTTTTGCAGTTCAGCCTTGGCATCCCCATTATTAACGGCTTGCAAAACCGCGTGGGCGTGCAACGTGCCCAGGTGAACGTGCAGCAAGTAGAGTTGCGGGCCGAGCAAACCCGGCTGCAGCTGCGCCAGTCCATTCAGCAGGCCTACGCCGATGCCCTGGCCGCCCAGCGGCGCTTTGCCGCCAGCTCCCGCCAAGTGGAGGCCCTCACGCTGGCCTTCCGCAACGCGGAAATCCGCTTCAACAACGGCTTGCTGAATGGCACCGATTTCAACATTGCCCGCAACAACCTCACGGCCGCTGAATCGGACATGATTCAGGCCAAGTACGAGTTTTTCTTCCGCCGCAAGGTGCTGGACTTCTACCAGGGCAAGCCGCTGTCCCTGTAA
- a CDS encoding efflux RND transporter periplasmic adaptor subunit has protein sequence MKNNRLLYILATVVLVALVGYTVAKKRGWIGKPAGVEVLVAKAGPANIVEKVSASGKVQPETEVKISPDVSGEIIELYVQEGDSVRKGQLLLRIRPDNYQAQVAMQSAQVGTQRANVGQAQARLQQLLASAKQTELTYRRNASLYKQKVISQADYEASQAAYNASQEEINSARQQIRASQSTVSAASASLEEARKNLNKTTIYAPVSGTVSKLNVKKGERVVGTTQMAGTEIMRIANLNNMEVRVNVNENDVNNVSIGDSVDVDVDAYSNRNEKFKGLVTNIANTAKDALTSEAVTEFEVRIRLLPESYKHLLRTVGKKTIVPFRPGMTASVDIITDRKSGVLSVPLAAVTTRSDSAAAKGDDKGGPGMSPSRGRGTATAVTPGAAPKAEIQEVVFVVKDGKAVLTPVKTGISDFQNIEILSGVPAGAQVVSGPFRAVAKTLKDGAVVDIKDAKSLNKEALKDEPDANK, from the coding sequence ATGAAAAACAACCGTTTACTCTATATCCTGGCCACCGTCGTACTCGTGGCCCTAGTGGGCTACACCGTGGCAAAAAAACGCGGCTGGATTGGCAAGCCGGCCGGGGTGGAGGTGCTGGTGGCCAAAGCCGGCCCGGCCAACATTGTGGAGAAAGTAAGTGCGTCGGGGAAGGTGCAGCCCGAAACCGAAGTAAAAATCTCCCCCGACGTATCGGGCGAAATTATTGAGCTGTATGTACAGGAAGGGGATTCGGTGCGCAAAGGCCAGCTGCTGCTGCGCATCCGCCCCGACAATTATCAGGCCCAGGTGGCCATGCAAAGTGCCCAGGTGGGCACCCAGCGCGCCAACGTGGGCCAGGCCCAGGCCCGCCTGCAGCAGCTGCTGGCCAGCGCCAAGCAAACCGAGCTCACCTACCGCCGCAATGCCTCGCTGTACAAGCAGAAGGTGATTTCGCAGGCCGACTACGAAGCCAGCCAGGCCGCGTACAACGCCTCGCAGGAAGAAATAAACAGCGCCCGCCAGCAAATCCGCGCGTCGCAAAGCACCGTGAGTGCGGCGTCGGCCTCGCTGGAGGAAGCCCGCAAAAACCTCAACAAAACTACCATCTATGCGCCTGTGAGCGGCACCGTAAGCAAGCTCAACGTGAAAAAGGGCGAGCGGGTAGTGGGCACCACCCAAATGGCGGGCACCGAAATCATGCGCATTGCCAACCTCAACAACATGGAGGTGCGCGTGAACGTGAACGAGAACGACGTGAACAACGTGAGCATCGGCGACTCGGTGGACGTGGACGTGGACGCCTACAGCAACCGCAATGAGAAATTTAAGGGCCTTGTCACCAACATCGCCAACACGGCCAAAGACGCCCTCACCTCCGAGGCCGTGACCGAGTTTGAAGTGCGCATCCGCCTGCTGCCCGAGAGCTACAAGCACTTGCTGCGCACCGTGGGCAAAAAAACAATCGTGCCTTTCCGGCCCGGCATGACGGCCTCGGTCGATATCATCACCGACCGCAAATCCGGGGTGCTGAGCGTGCCGCTGGCGGCCGTTACCACCCGCTCCGACTCTGCTGCGGCCAAGGGAGACGACAAGGGTGGCCCGGGTATGAGCCCAAGCCGCGGCCGGGGCACGGCTACCGCCGTAACGCCGGGCGCCGCCCCAAAAGCCGAGATTCAGGAGGTGGTGTTCGTTGTGAAAGACGGCAAAGCCGTACTTACCCCCGTGAAGACCGGCATCAGCGATTTCCAGAATATTGAGATTCTCAGCGGCGTGCCCGCCGGGGCCCAGGTTGTGAGCGGGCCGTTTCGCGCCGTGGCCAAAACCTTGAAAGACGGCGCCGTTGTGGACATCAAGGACGCCAAAAGCCTAAATAAAGAAGCGCTGAAGGACGAGCCGGACGCAAATAAATAA
- a CDS encoding NAD(P)H-dependent glycerol-3-phosphate dehydrogenase: protein MEKIAMLGGGSWATALTKILSENGARVDWWLRSKDDVQHLLRTRHNPRYLSAVQFDLNRVYPTTDLEDAIEEADWVVLAVPAAFVQSVLDKLDRDALKHKRVISAIKGMIPAKNQLVTDYVAERFRLNRNQLGVIAGPCHAEEVALEKQSYLTIGSPDADLALEFCELLRNRYVRAHPATDLDGIEYCAVMKNIIALTGGIAHGVGYGDNFLAVLVSNAVQEIRRFLQAINPQPRDLSASAYLGDLLVTAYSQFSRNRTFGGMVGRGYSVKSAQLEMNMVAEGYYAVKSIFELNKKLKVHMPITSAAYRVLYEKVAPTVEMEILKEQLR, encoded by the coding sequence TTGGAAAAAATTGCCATGCTTGGCGGCGGCTCCTGGGCCACCGCCCTTACCAAAATCCTGAGTGAAAACGGGGCCCGGGTAGACTGGTGGCTGCGGTCGAAAGACGACGTGCAGCACCTGCTGCGCACCCGCCACAACCCGCGCTACCTCTCGGCCGTGCAGTTCGACCTGAACCGCGTGTACCCAACCACCGATTTGGAGGATGCCATCGAAGAAGCCGATTGGGTGGTGCTGGCCGTGCCCGCCGCCTTTGTGCAGTCGGTGCTCGACAAGCTGGACCGCGACGCCCTGAAGCACAAGCGCGTGATTTCGGCCATCAAAGGCATGATTCCGGCCAAAAACCAGCTCGTGACCGACTACGTGGCCGAGCGGTTTCGGCTCAATCGCAACCAACTGGGCGTGATTGCCGGCCCGTGCCACGCCGAGGAAGTGGCCTTGGAAAAGCAGAGCTACCTCACCATCGGCTCGCCCGATGCGGACCTGGCCCTGGAGTTTTGTGAGCTGCTGCGCAACCGCTACGTGCGCGCCCACCCCGCCACCGACCTCGACGGCATCGAGTACTGCGCGGTGATGAAGAACATCATCGCCCTCACCGGGGGCATTGCCCACGGCGTGGGCTACGGCGACAACTTCCTGGCTGTGTTGGTGAGCAACGCGGTGCAGGAAATCCGCCGTTTTCTGCAGGCCATCAATCCGCAGCCGCGCGACCTTTCGGCCTCGGCCTACCTCGGCGACTTGCTCGTGACGGCCTACTCGCAGTTCTCGCGCAACCGCACGTTTGGCGGCATGGTGGGGCGCGGCTACTCCGTGAAATCAGCCCAACTGGAAATGAACATGGTGGCCGAAGGCTACTACGCCGTGAAAAGCATTTTTGAGCTCAACAAGAAGCTGAAGGTGCACATGCCCATTACCTCGGCGGCGTACCGGGTGCTGTACGAAAAGGTGGCCCCGACCGTGGAAATGGAGATTTTGAAGGAGCAGTTGCGTTAA
- a CDS encoding glycosyl transferase — translation MKVIGFTFVRNAVTYDYPVVESIQSLLPLCDEVVVAVGNSDDDTLRLINSINSRKIRIIETVWNDTLREGGRVLAVETDKALAAVPADADWAIYLQADEVLHENDYPAIRAGMARWAADPQVDGLLFNYRHFYGSYDYVGDSRRWYRREIRIVRPNRSVYSYRDAQGFRKGNNEKLQVKLLDATVHHYGWVKPPAAMQRKQETFNRLWHSDEWVAANVVPAAKFDYSQIDSLKPFEGRHPAAMLERIHRQNWQYAHNMSRNRYRFKDRLKQVFENLTGYRLGEYRNYKLL, via the coding sequence ATGAAAGTTATCGGTTTCACCTTCGTGCGCAATGCCGTCACATACGACTACCCGGTAGTGGAAAGCATCCAATCGCTGCTGCCGCTGTGCGACGAAGTAGTGGTGGCCGTGGGCAACTCCGACGATGATACGTTGCGCTTAATCAATAGCATTAACTCGCGAAAAATCCGCATCATTGAAACCGTGTGGAACGACACCCTACGCGAAGGCGGTCGGGTGCTGGCCGTGGAAACCGATAAAGCCTTGGCCGCCGTGCCAGCCGATGCCGATTGGGCCATTTACCTGCAGGCTGACGAAGTGCTGCACGAGAACGACTATCCGGCCATTCGTGCCGGCATGGCCCGGTGGGCGGCCGACCCGCAGGTAGATGGCCTGCTGTTCAACTACCGACATTTCTACGGTTCCTATGATTACGTGGGCGACTCGCGGCGCTGGTACCGCCGCGAAATCCGTATCGTGCGGCCCAACCGGAGCGTGTACTCGTACCGCGACGCCCAGGGCTTTCGCAAGGGCAATAATGAGAAGCTGCAAGTGAAGCTGCTCGATGCTACCGTGCACCATTACGGCTGGGTGAAGCCGCCGGCCGCCATGCAGCGCAAGCAGGAAACCTTCAACCGGCTGTGGCATTCCGACGAATGGGTGGCTGCCAATGTGGTGCCCGCCGCCAAGTTTGATTACAGCCAGATAGATTCGCTTAAGCCGTTTGAGGGCCGCCATCCGGCCGCCATGCTCGAGCGCATTCACCGGCAAAACTGGCAGTATGCCCACAACATGTCCCGCAACCGCTACCGCTTCAAAGACCGGCTCAAGCAGGTTTTTGAAAACCTAACCGGCTACCGTCTGGGCGAATACCGCAACTACAAGCTGCTGTAA
- a CDS encoding EamA family transporter has product MNWLPLALLTALCLALYNFFIKLASNHLPAAMGAVVLQLVAAALGAAWLLKLKLQGQPLPMNSKGLALAALAGVSVGLAEILTFVVFQRGVNSSVGTPVIVGGSVLLTALLGLVVLREALTPTQAGGMLLIVVGIALLARGH; this is encoded by the coding sequence ATGAATTGGCTGCCCCTTGCCTTGCTCACGGCCTTGTGCCTGGCGCTTTACAATTTCTTCATCAAGCTGGCCTCCAATCATTTGCCAGCGGCTATGGGGGCCGTGGTGCTGCAGCTGGTGGCCGCTGCGCTCGGCGCCGCGTGGCTCCTGAAACTAAAGCTGCAGGGCCAGCCGCTGCCGATGAACAGCAAAGGCCTGGCCCTGGCGGCGCTGGCGGGGGTGAGCGTTGGGTTGGCTGAGATTTTGACTTTTGTGGTGTTTCAGCGCGGGGTCAATTCTTCGGTGGGCACGCCCGTGATTGTGGGCGGCTCGGTGCTGCTCACCGCGCTGCTTGGGCTGGTGGTGTTGCGCGAAGCACTCACGCCGACCCAAGCCGGGGGCATGCTGCTGATTGTGGTGGGCATCGCGCTGTTGGCGCGGGGTCACTAA
- a CDS encoding Maf family protein, producing the protein MHLILASNSPRRRQLLTDMGLDYEIRLLEVDEDFPAHLRRAEVAEYLAARKAAAYTEGLAADEVVLTADTIVCLGDDVLNKPADVAEATAMLTRLQGRAHDVFTGVCLRCGDGREVVFSDQTTVHFRPLSPAEISHYIASAKPFDKAGAYGAQDWLGMVGIARLEGSYFTVMGLPTHRVWEELEKLGALPTRG; encoded by the coding sequence ATGCATTTAATTCTAGCCTCCAACTCTCCCCGCCGGCGCCAGTTGCTCACCGACATGGGGCTGGATTATGAAATCCGGCTGCTTGAAGTTGATGAAGATTTCCCCGCCCACTTGCGGCGGGCAGAAGTAGCCGAATACCTGGCTGCCCGCAAAGCAGCCGCATACACCGAGGGCCTCGCGGCCGATGAGGTGGTCCTAACCGCCGATACCATCGTGTGCCTAGGAGACGACGTGCTCAACAAACCAGCCGACGTGGCGGAAGCCACCGCCATGCTCACCCGCCTGCAGGGCCGGGCCCACGATGTGTTTACCGGCGTGTGCCTGCGCTGCGGCGACGGCCGTGAGGTAGTGTTTTCGGACCAGACCACCGTACACTTCCGCCCACTGAGCCCGGCCGAAATCAGCCACTACATTGCCTCCGCCAAGCCATTCGATAAAGCCGGGGCCTACGGTGCGCAGGACTGGCTGGGCATGGTCGGCATCGCCCGGCTCGAAGGGTCGTACTTCACGGTAATGGGCCTGCCCACCCACCGCGTGTGGGAAGAATTGGAAAAGCTGGGGGCATTGCCCACGCGTGGGTAA